The DNA sequence TATGAATGGAGACACCGGAGAATCAAATATATGTGTGGATTCTGATCTTACAGTAAGTATAGGATTTTTGAAAAAGGGACTTATAACAAGTGAGGCTTCAAAGCATATAGGTGAACTTGTAAATATGGATATAGGTATTATAATTGAAATGGATAAAAATCAGGCAGAGTGAAAGCTCTACCTGATTTTGTGTTATTTGATACATCAACCTTATATCATTCAGGTTTAGTTGATTCTATTTAATATATCTATATTTTAAAGTGTGAGGTCTATCTTATTGCAAATAATATTTATATTATGTATACTTTAGAGTAGACTTTATGGAAGTGGAGAATTGATGTGGCAAGTCGAAAACAAACAAGAAAGAGTAATAGCCGGAGTAAGGCGAATAAGAAAATAGATAATAATGGACAGATGGATTTCCTTAACTCAGAAATCCTGATGATTGCATTATTTTGCGTATCATTGGTACTTTTTTTGAGCCATTTTGGACTTATGGGAATTTTAGGAAAGTATCTAAAAATATTTCAGTTGGGACTTTTTGGTGTACTTGGGTATGCAGTTCCAATGTTTGTATTTATAGGAGGAGCCTTCCTTTTATCTAATTTAGGCTCAAGCGTAGCAAAAATAAAATTTATAGGTGTAGTGTTGGCGATATTAACTATCGATACTCTTATATCTCTTATTGGAATACCAAGTTTAAAACAGTTTGGCATTATAAGATTTTATACTGAAGGATGGTATGGAGGATTTATCGGAGGTATACTAGGTCTTATTATATCATCAATACTTGGTAAAATTGGAGCCATTATATTCTTTATTGCATTATTTATAATATCCATTGTTATATTGACCGGAAAATCTTTTGTATCAGTGGTAAAAGCAGGTGGACAAAAGACTATATCAAGGGCAAAAAGTGATATGGCAAAGGCCATAGAACAAAGAAAGCAAAAAAAACAACAGATAGTTTATGAAGAAGATGATGATGATGTATTTGAAGAGATTGATATTGATAAAAATAGTGAAGGATATATAGAAGAACTTTTAGAATATGATAAAAGATCAAATAGAGGAAGAATAGATCTTGGAGCAATAGATTTTTCAAAGAGAAAATTAAAGCATGTTGTAGATCTTCCTGAAAATAAAAAAAATGATCCAATAGGTGGACTGTTTGAGGGAAAGAATAATAAAGATTTTGGAAAGACAGTTACTGATAAAAGTGTTGTGGATACGAATTATCAGAGTGTAGAAGAAGAGGTTGCTGTTCCACAGGAATCGGTGATTATAAATAAGCGTTCAGACACATTCTATGGTAATATCAAAAGAGGAAATGATGAATCCGGATTTGAAAATGACATTGATGAGGATATGCTTAGAAGAGCTAATGAAATATTGGCAAGGAAAGATGAAATAGACATCTATGAACAGCCTATCTCGACTATAAGAATAACTGATGATGACTCACATGATGACTTTATAAAAGCTGAAGAAAAATCTGATTATTCAAGAGATTCTATTGAGTTTATAAAGGACTATGATGATGACGAGCTTGAAAATGACTATAATAAATACGACAAATCAGAATCTTATATTGAAGAACCTACATATAGTGCAGCTATACAAAGTAAAAATGAGGATATACAAGAAACCCAAGCAGTTTCAAACACTCTGGTAAGTAATGATGGGGAAAGAACCTTGGTTACTGCCGGAGGCAAGGTTATTGTTTCAGATACATCTGCACTACAAAAGAAGATGGAAGAGCAAAGAGCAAACTCTCCACAGGGTAAGATAAGAAATGAAATTGCCAAAAATGTACAAAGGCCTTATACATATCCAAGTACATATCTTTTAAAGAAAAATACTAATGACAATGAGTCTCTATCAGATAGTGAGTACAGAAACACAGCGATTACATTGCAAGAGACTTTGGCAAGTTTTGATGTAAATGTGACTGTAGAGGATATCAGTGTAGGTCCTTCAGTTACACTATACGAGTTAAAACCTGAGCAGGGCGTTAAGGTATCTAAAGTTCTATCCCTTGCAAATGATATCAAACTTGCATTGGCTGCCAGCGATATAAGGATAGAAGCACCAATACCCGGAAAATCAGCTATAGGAATAGAAGTACCAAATAAGCAAAAACAGACGGTATATTTAAGAGAACTCTTTGAGAGTAGAGCTTTTAGAAATGGTACTGAAAGTATAGGCTTTGCTGTGGGTAAGGATATTTCAGGTAAGGTAATAGTTTCAGATATTGCAAAGATGCCACATGTACTTATTGCAGGTGCTACAGGCTCAGGAAAGTCAGTATGTATAAATACTTTGATAATGAGTATTATATATAAATATTCTCCTGAGGATGTAAAGCTTATAATGGTAGATCCAAAAGTGGTAGAGCTTTCAGTATATAATGGCATACCGCATCTTTTGATACCGGTTGTAACAGAGCCTAAGAAGGCTGCATCAGCACTTAATTGGGCAGTTGCCGAGATGGGTGAAAGATATAAGAAATTTGCAGCTACAGGAGTAAGAGACCTTACAGCATATAATAAGAGAATAGATGAGGCAAGAAAAAGAGGAGATATAGAAGGATTGCCTGAGAAATTGCCAAAGATCGTCATAATCATAGATGAGTTGGCAGATCTTATGATGGTAGCTAATAATGAGGTGGAAGATGCTATAGTTAGACTTGCACAGCTGGCAAGAGCATGTGGAATTCATCTGGTTATTGCTACACAAAGACCAAGCGTAAATGTCATTACAGGTATAATAAAGGCAAATATACCTTCCAGAATTGCATTTGCAGTATCCTCAGGTATTGATTCAAGAACTATACTTGACAGCAATGGGGCTGAAAAACTGCTTGGAAAGGGTGACATGTTGTTTGCACCATATGGTGCATCAAATCCTATAAGAGTACAAGGTGCATTTGTATCTGATGAAGAAGTATCGGCTGTAGTGGATTTTTTGAAAAATCAGGGGATGCAGACAAGATATGATGAGGATACTATCAAGCATATAGAAGAGAGTGAAAAGACCTCAAATGGTGGCAATGAGGTTTCAGACCGAGATGAGCTGTTTGAGGCGGCAGGCAGATATATAATAGAAAAAGATAGGGCATCTATAGGTAATCTTCAAAGGAATTTTAAGATTGGCTTTAATAGGGCTGCAAGAATAATGGACCAGCTTGCAAGTGCAGGAGTGGTAGGTGATGAAGCAGGGACAAAGAGAAGAGAAATACTTATGAATATGGATGAATTTTTAGATGTTTTATAAAAATTGTCCTATGGAGGTTATATGTTAACAGATATTGAAATTGCAAGAAGCATAAAAATGAAGAATATTGCTGATGTGGCAGGTGAATATGGAATATCTGCAGATGATTTGGAGATGTATGGTAAGTACAAGGCAAAGCTTAGTGAGGAATATCTGAAAGCACATGAAAATGGGAAAAAGGGTAAGCTTGTACTGGTAACAGCTATCAATCCTACACCCGCAGGTGAAGGAAAGACTACTACACTTGTAGGTCTTGGGCAGGCTTTTAAGGAGATGGGTAAGAATGCTGTAATAGCACTAAGAGAACCTTCTCTAGGACCATGCTTTGGTGTAAAAGGAGGTGCTGCCGGTGGTGGTTATGCTCAGGTAGTACCTATGGATGAGTTAAATCTACACTTTACCGGAGACTTTCATGCCATTACATCTGCCAACAATCTACTGGCTGCAATGCTAGATAATCATATACAGCATGGCAATTTATTAGGCATAGACACATCTGCCATCATTCATAAAAGATGTATAGATATGAATGACAGAGTGCTTAGAAATATAGTTGTGGGTCTTGGAAATAAGACAGACGGAGTTGTGAGAGAAGATCATTTTGTGATTTCAGTGGCTTCTGAGATAATGGCTATATTATGTCTTTCTAAAGATATGGATGATTTAAAAGAAAGACTTTCAAATATTATAGTGGCATATAATTTTAAGGGTGATCCGGTTTTTGCAAGAGATCTGAGGGCTGTAGGTGCTATGGCAGCACTCTTAAAAGATGCTATAAAGCCCAATATAGTACAGACTCTCAATCATTCATTGGCATTGGTTCATGGTGGACCGTTTGCAAATATAGCACATGGATGTAATTCCATTAGGGCCACAAAGATTGCTATGGGAATGGCTGATATAGCCCTAACAGAGGCAGGATTTGGTGCCGATTTGGGAGCAGAAAAATTCTTTGACATTAAATGTAGACAGGCCGGTTTTGCTCCTGACTGCGTGGTAATAGTAGCAACAGTAAGAGCAATCAAGTACAATGGCGGTGTGGCAAAGGAAGATCTTTCAAATGAGAACCTTGAGGCACTAAAGAAAGGTATTGTAAACCTTGAAAAGCATATAGAGAATATAAAACTTTTTGGTGTACCTGTAGTAGTTACTCTAAATAATTTTATCAGTGATACAAAGGCTGAAATAGAATTTATTAGAGAGTTTTGTGAAAGTAGAAATTGTGAGTTTGCCATATCTAAGGTATGGGAAGAAGGTGGTAAGGGAGGAATAGAGCTTGCACAAAAGGTTCTATACACTCTTGAAAACAAGGAAAGTAAATTTATTCCTCTTTATCCGGATGATATGGGCCTTGAAGATAAACTTTATACTATTGCAACAAAGATTTACGGTGCAAAGAATGTGACGTATTCACCTGCGGCAAAGAAGGCACTTGATAGAGCTAAGGCACTTGGATTTGACAAATTCCCGGTATGTGTGGCAAAAAATCAATACTCACTTTCAGATGATCCTAAGAAGCTTGGAAGACCACAGGATTTTGATATAAATGTGAGAGAAGTATATGTTAATGCAGGTGCAGGATTTGTAGTTGCGATAACAGGAAATATTATGACAATGCCGGGATTGCCTAAGGTTCCGGCAGCAGAAGCAGTTGATGTTGATGAGAATGGAAATATAGTGGGACTGTTCTAGTTTGTTCTAAGACTTGGCAAGCAGCTCTCAAAGGGAGAAGAAATGAAACTTATTGGAAATGCTAAAGAACTTGATATAGAGATATTATCAGGAGAATTGATTGACGATTTTTCTGATTTGGTATTCAATACAAAGAAGATAGTTAAAGACTGCTTGTTTGTATGTATAAAGGGTGCAAGATTTGATACACATGATGTTATTGACGAGATAGTAGAGCAAGGTGCAAAAGCTGTTATAGTGGAAAAAAATATAAAAAGGGATGATATCTGTGTAATAAAGGTAGCTGATACAAGGGTAGCATTGGCAAGACTCTCTGCCGCATTTTTCTCGCACCCGGCGAATAAGATGAAAATAATAGGCATTACCGGTACCAAGGGAAAGACTACATCGTCCCATATGTTAAAAAAGCTTTTAGAGCAGAATGCCAAGGTGGGACTTATTGGTACAAATGGAATAACTATTGGCAATACTCACAGAGCAACGTTAAATACAACGCCGGAGTCATATGAGTTACATAAGACTTTCAAAGAATGCCTAGACGCAGGTTGTAAGTATGTGGTTATGGAAGTATCTTCACAGGCGGTGAAGATGAAAAGGATAGATGGTATTCGTTTTGATACCGGAATCTTTACAAATATTTCTCCGGATCATATAGGCCCTGATGAACATAAGGATTTTGATGAGTATCTTATGTACAAGTCACTTTTCTTTAAACAATGTGACAGAACCATTGTAAATATTGAAGATGAGCATTCTGACTTTGTTTTGAAGCAGTCAACCTCGGTTGAAAAATATACATTTGGAAAAGGCGGAGATTTTGAAGCCAAGAATGTTGAATATATATCAAATAAGGATTTTTTGGGTACAAAGATAGATATAAACTGTTCCAATGATGTAGTAGACAAGTATTCTATAGCAAAGGAAGTGAAAGATATATATGTAGGAATTCCGGGAGAATTCAATGTTTCTAACGCAATATCTTCACTTGCTGCAGCTATTATTTGTGGTGTAAAAGCAGATAATTTAAAGTTGGCACTCAAAGATAGTAGGGTAAATGGAAGAATGGAGGTAGCATATACTTCTCATGATTTTAATGTGGTAATTGACTATGCTCATAATGCAATCAGCACAGAGAGTCTTATATATACTTTGAGACATTATAATCCTAAGAGACTTGTTATAGTATTTGGTTCAGGTGGAAACAGGTCTAAGGACAGAAGATATTCAATGGGAGAAATATGTGGTAAATTGGCAGATTTTTCAATAGTTACAGCTGACAATTCCAGATATGAAAAGACAGAGGATATTATTGCAGATATAATATCAAAACTTGAGCCTACAGGTGGAAAGTATATTACCATTCCAGACAGAAGAGAAGCTATTTACTATTCAATAGAGAATGCAAAGCAGGGTGATCTCATTGCTATAATTGGAAAGGGACATGAGGATTATCAGGAAATAAATGGGGTTAGAACTCATTTCTTAGATAGAGAAGTGGTAGATGAATGCTTGGAGAAGATGAATAGATGAAGAAAATTAGTTTAAAAGAACTTGCAGATGCCACAGGTGGAGAAATTATCAGTGGAAATGAAAAAGCCATATTTTCCAATATAGTAATTGATTCAAGGCAGGTGGATAAAAACAGCCTTTTTGTTCCTATAGTGGGTGAAAAGAATGATGCACATAAATTCTTAGATTCAGTCTATGAAATGGGATGTAGAGTGGCTATAAGCTCCAAAAGAGATATTTTTTTAAGAGAGGATTTTAATATAGTATTGGTGGATGATACTACCAAAGCTTTACAAAGTCTTGGGAAATATATAAGAAATAAACTTACATTGCCACTTGTAGGTGTGACCGGAAGTGTAGGTAAAACAACTACAAGGGAGATGGTAGCACTTGCACTCTCTGATTTAAAAGTTTTTAAAACACCA is a window from the Lachnoanaerobaculum umeaense genome containing:
- a CDS encoding DNA translocase FtsK, with the translated sequence MASRKQTRKSNSRSKANKKIDNNGQMDFLNSEILMIALFCVSLVLFLSHFGLMGILGKYLKIFQLGLFGVLGYAVPMFVFIGGAFLLSNLGSSVAKIKFIGVVLAILTIDTLISLIGIPSLKQFGIIRFYTEGWYGGFIGGILGLIISSILGKIGAIIFFIALFIISIVILTGKSFVSVVKAGGQKTISRAKSDMAKAIEQRKQKKQQIVYEEDDDDVFEEIDIDKNSEGYIEELLEYDKRSNRGRIDLGAIDFSKRKLKHVVDLPENKKNDPIGGLFEGKNNKDFGKTVTDKSVVDTNYQSVEEEVAVPQESVIINKRSDTFYGNIKRGNDESGFENDIDEDMLRRANEILARKDEIDIYEQPISTIRITDDDSHDDFIKAEEKSDYSRDSIEFIKDYDDDELENDYNKYDKSESYIEEPTYSAAIQSKNEDIQETQAVSNTLVSNDGERTLVTAGGKVIVSDTSALQKKMEEQRANSPQGKIRNEIAKNVQRPYTYPSTYLLKKNTNDNESLSDSEYRNTAITLQETLASFDVNVTVEDISVGPSVTLYELKPEQGVKVSKVLSLANDIKLALAASDIRIEAPIPGKSAIGIEVPNKQKQTVYLRELFESRAFRNGTESIGFAVGKDISGKVIVSDIAKMPHVLIAGATGSGKSVCINTLIMSIIYKYSPEDVKLIMVDPKVVELSVYNGIPHLLIPVVTEPKKAASALNWAVAEMGERYKKFAATGVRDLTAYNKRIDEARKRGDIEGLPEKLPKIVIIIDELADLMMVANNEVEDAIVRLAQLARACGIHLVIATQRPSVNVITGIIKANIPSRIAFAVSSGIDSRTILDSNGAEKLLGKGDMLFAPYGASNPIRVQGAFVSDEEVSAVVDFLKNQGMQTRYDEDTIKHIEESEKTSNGGNEVSDRDELFEAAGRYIIEKDRASIGNLQRNFKIGFNRAARIMDQLASAGVVGDEAGTKRREILMNMDEFLDVL
- a CDS encoding formate--tetrahydrofolate ligase, coding for MLTDIEIARSIKMKNIADVAGEYGISADDLEMYGKYKAKLSEEYLKAHENGKKGKLVLVTAINPTPAGEGKTTTLVGLGQAFKEMGKNAVIALREPSLGPCFGVKGGAAGGGYAQVVPMDELNLHFTGDFHAITSANNLLAAMLDNHIQHGNLLGIDTSAIIHKRCIDMNDRVLRNIVVGLGNKTDGVVREDHFVISVASEIMAILCLSKDMDDLKERLSNIIVAYNFKGDPVFARDLRAVGAMAALLKDAIKPNIVQTLNHSLALVHGGPFANIAHGCNSIRATKIAMGMADIALTEAGFGADLGAEKFFDIKCRQAGFAPDCVVIVATVRAIKYNGGVAKEDLSNENLEALKKGIVNLEKHIENIKLFGVPVVVTLNNFISDTKAEIEFIREFCESRNCEFAISKVWEEGGKGGIELAQKVLYTLENKESKFIPLYPDDMGLEDKLYTIATKIYGAKNVTYSPAAKKALDRAKALGFDKFPVCVAKNQYSLSDDPKKLGRPQDFDINVREVYVNAGAGFVVAITGNIMTMPGLPKVPAAEAVDVDENGNIVGLF
- a CDS encoding UDP-N-acetylmuramoyl-L-alanyl-D-glutamate--2,6-diaminopimelate ligase yields the protein MKLIGNAKELDIEILSGELIDDFSDLVFNTKKIVKDCLFVCIKGARFDTHDVIDEIVEQGAKAVIVEKNIKRDDICVIKVADTRVALARLSAAFFSHPANKMKIIGITGTKGKTTSSHMLKKLLEQNAKVGLIGTNGITIGNTHRATLNTTPESYELHKTFKECLDAGCKYVVMEVSSQAVKMKRIDGIRFDTGIFTNISPDHIGPDEHKDFDEYLMYKSLFFKQCDRTIVNIEDEHSDFVLKQSTSVEKYTFGKGGDFEAKNVEYISNKDFLGTKIDINCSNDVVDKYSIAKEVKDIYVGIPGEFNVSNAISSLAAAIICGVKADNLKLALKDSRVNGRMEVAYTSHDFNVVIDYAHNAISTESLIYTLRHYNPKRLVIVFGSGGNRSKDRRYSMGEICGKLADFSIVTADNSRYEKTEDIIADIISKLEPTGGKYITIPDRREAIYYSIENAKQGDLIAIIGKGHEDYQEINGVRTHFLDREVVDECLEKMNR